Part of the Fibrobacter sp. genome, AGAAGTATACGGTGCTCCGCTCTCCGCATATTGACAAGACTTCTCGTGAACAGTTCGAATCCCGTACGCACAAGCGTCTTATCGACATCCTTGATGCTACTCCGCAGACTGTAGATTCCCTCATGAAACTTGACTTGCCGGCAGGCGTTGAAGTCGAAATTAAGGTTTAATAACAATGAACGGTATTCTCGCAAAGAAATTGGGAATGACCCAAGTATTCACGGAACAGGGCGAATGCGTTCCTGTAACGGTTCTCGAAGCCGGTCCGTGCGTGGTTGTTTCCCACAAGACAGAAGAGAAGGACGGCTATACTGCTGTCCAGATCGGCTTTGGTCTCAAGAAGGAACAGCGTGCCAATAAGGCAGAAATCGGCCACTTTAAGAAGGCTGACGTTGCTGTTCGTGAACACCTCGCTGAATTTGATGTCGCTGATCTCGAATCCTGGCCGGTTGGCAAGGAATTCGGTGCTGCCGACTTCGCTGACGTTAAGGTCGTCAACGTTTCCGGTATCTCCAAGGGTCACGGCTTCTCTGGTACCATCAAGCGCCACAACTTCCACAGCGGTCCTCGTTCCCACGGTACTCACAATATGCG contains:
- the rpsJ gene encoding 30S ribosomal protein S10 yields the protein MAGERIRIRLKSFDHRMIDRSAQDIVNTAKNTGARIAGPIPLPTKIQKYTVLRSPHIDKTSREQFESRTHKRLIDILDATPQTVDSLMKLDLPAGVEVEIKV
- the rplC gene encoding 50S ribosomal protein L3, encoding MNGILAKKLGMTQVFTEQGECVPVTVLEAGPCVVVSHKTEEKDGYTAVQIGFGLKKEQRANKAEIGHFKKADVAVREHLAEFDVADLESWPVGKEFGAADFADVKVVNVSGISKGHGFSGTIKRHNFHSGPRSHGTHNMREPGGTSAHSYPGRVFPGKRMAGQFGNKKVTVKHLQVVKVDGDRNLIFVRGAVPGAKNSIIVVRKD